One stretch of Gouania willdenowi chromosome 16, fGouWil2.1, whole genome shotgun sequence DNA includes these proteins:
- the pou3f1 gene encoding POU domain, class 3, transcription factor 1 → MATTAQYIPRNNSLPSNPLMHPDSDRMHQGTTYREVQKMMHHEYLQGLAATNTGHPMSLTHHQWLPTSNTDWSSGTHIGQQEHKASVQATRDDLSSSFHHRSHLVHQQQAQGGHHGAWAPTTTHHLSPLSPASNGHQSLVYSQPGYTNLNAMLSPQPGSLHHAMRDPSLHDDTGSLHETQMESPQQAFSHHQDHSDEDAPSSDDLEQFAKQFKQRRIKLGFTQADVGLALGTLYGNVFSQTTICRFEALQLSFKNMCKLKPLLNKWLEETDSNTGSPTNLDKIAAQGRKRKKRTSIEVGVKGALENHFLKCPKPSAHEITSLAGTLQLEKEVVRVWFCNRRQKEKRMTPIGVPHPSMEDVYSQAETPPLHRTLQSPVQ, encoded by the coding sequence ATGGCAACAACAGCTCAGTATATTCCGAGGAATAACTCCTTGCCATCCAACCCGCTCATGCATCCGGATTCGGATAGGATGCACCAGGGTACGACCTACAGAGAAGTGCAGAAAATGATGCACCACGAGTACTTGCAGGGGCTCGCGGCCACCAACACCGGACACCCGATGAGCCTGACGCACCACCAGTGGCTGCCCACCTCCAACACCGACTGGTCGAGCGGGACCCACATCGGGCAGCAGGAGCACAAAGCCAGCGTGCAGGCGACCAGGGACGACCTGAGCTCCAGCTTCCACCACAGATCTCACCTGGTGCACCAGCAGCAGGCGCAGGGGGGCCACCACGGAGCATGGGCGCCCACCACCACGCACCACCTATCCCCGCTGTCCCCGGCATCCAACGGCCACCAGTCGCTGGTCTACTCCCAGCCTGGATACACGAATCTCAACGCGATGCTCAGTCCCCAGCCCGGGTCGCTGCACCACGCCATGCGGGACCCGTCGCTCCACGATGACACGGGCAGCCTGCACGAGACCCAGATGGAGTCCCCCCAGCAGGCGTTCAGCCACCACCAGGACCACTCGGACGAGGACGCGCCCAGCTCCGACGACCTGGAGCAGTTCGCCAAGCAGTTCAAGCAGCGGCGGATCAAACTGGGCTTTACGCAGGCGGACGTGGGCTTAGCGCTGGGCACCCTGTACGGAAACGTCTTTTCTCAGACCACCATCTGCAGGTTTGAGGCACTGCAGCTCAGCTTCAAGAACATGTGCAAACTTAAGCCGCTGCTTAACAAGTGGCTGGAGGAGACAGACTCCAACACGGGCAGTCCCACCAATTTGGACAAGATTGCAGCGCAGGGCAGGAAACGAAAGAAGAGGACCTCCATTGAAGTAGGGGTGAAAGGGGCGCTGGAAAACCATTTCTTAAAATGCCCAAAGCCATCCGCGCACGAAATCACCTCTTTAGCCGGCACACTGCAGCTGGAAAAGGAGGTTGTGCGTGTTTGGTTTTGCaacagaagacaaaaagagaaaagaatgACACCCATTGGGGTCCCGCACCCGAGTAT